In Tsuneonella amylolytica, one genomic interval encodes:
- a CDS encoding MDR family MFS transporter: protein MTEILAAQDTSIGPAGGRKNADVTAWVAVAAGALGAMLATLDISIVNSALPVIQGEIGASGTEGTWIATSFLVAEIVVIPLSAWLERLFGLRTLLIIAVSAFTAFSVLCGVATDLTTMIIGRTGQGFTGGVLIPTAMTIVAKRLPPHQQPIGMALFGMTVVLGPVMGPLIGGWLTENLSWHYAFFVNVPVCAILLLLLFIGLPHEKPKWEYLTDADWAGILGLILGLGGLTVVLEEGHHEEWFESSLIRWLTVVTIIGFACLIYGQVKASKPVLKLRLLLNRQFASVAIMALALGMVMYGSTYVIPQFLAIISDFNAFQTGLVIFWMGVPAFLLMPVLPLMIRKVDIRIAVGTGMLLMAISCFVSTSLTAESGGAVFTESQLIRGAGMILAMMFLNQATVASVAKEDAGDASGIFNAARNLGGSFALSALASFQDQRIWHHTRRMEETLNANSVSLQTYLDGLARSLGDMERAMAALGGTLQREAFIMTYNDVFLVMGLLTLATVPLALFLKPLPKNVSLSMH from the coding sequence ATGACCGAGATACTGGCAGCGCAGGACACTTCGATCGGGCCGGCCGGGGGCCGAAAGAACGCAGACGTGACTGCCTGGGTCGCTGTGGCCGCGGGCGCGCTTGGCGCCATGCTCGCGACGCTGGACATCTCGATCGTCAATTCGGCTCTTCCGGTCATTCAGGGCGAGATCGGGGCCAGCGGGACAGAAGGAACCTGGATCGCAACTTCGTTTCTTGTCGCTGAAATCGTCGTCATTCCGCTGAGCGCCTGGCTGGAACGGCTGTTCGGTCTGCGAACCCTTCTCATTATAGCGGTCAGCGCGTTCACCGCTTTTTCGGTGCTATGCGGGGTTGCCACCGACCTTACTACCATGATCATCGGCCGCACGGGCCAGGGCTTCACGGGCGGTGTCCTCATTCCGACCGCAATGACTATTGTGGCTAAACGATTGCCGCCGCACCAACAGCCAATCGGAATGGCCCTGTTCGGCATGACTGTGGTTCTTGGCCCCGTGATGGGGCCATTGATCGGCGGCTGGCTGACCGAGAACCTGAGCTGGCACTATGCCTTTTTCGTCAATGTGCCAGTCTGCGCAATCCTGCTGCTCCTGCTGTTTATCGGGCTGCCTCACGAGAAGCCCAAGTGGGAATATCTCACGGACGCCGATTGGGCTGGCATTCTCGGGCTGATCCTCGGACTGGGCGGTCTGACTGTTGTACTCGAGGAAGGGCACCATGAGGAATGGTTCGAGTCCTCACTCATTCGCTGGCTAACGGTGGTGACCATTATCGGCTTTGCCTGTTTGATTTACGGACAAGTGAAAGCAAGCAAGCCGGTCTTGAAACTTCGGCTTCTGCTCAATCGACAGTTCGCCAGCGTCGCGATCATGGCGCTCGCCCTGGGCATGGTGATGTATGGTTCGACCTATGTCATTCCGCAGTTTCTGGCGATCATCTCTGACTTTAATGCTTTTCAGACGGGACTGGTCATCTTCTGGATGGGTGTCCCGGCCTTTCTCCTCATGCCGGTTCTGCCCCTGATGATCCGCAAGGTGGACATCCGCATTGCCGTCGGCACCGGAATGCTGCTGATGGCGATCAGCTGCTTTGTCAGCACGAGTCTGACTGCCGAATCCGGCGGCGCTGTCTTCACTGAAAGTCAGCTTATCCGCGGGGCCGGAATGATACTTGCGATGATGTTCCTGAATCAGGCAACGGTTGCGTCGGTGGCCAAGGAAGACGCGGGCGATGCCTCGGGCATTTTCAACGCGGCCCGCAATCTTGGCGGATCATTCGCCCTTTCGGCCCTCGCTTCGTTCCAGGACCAGCGAATTTGGCACCATACGAGGCGCATGGAAGAAACGCTGAATGCGAACAGCGTTTCGCTGCAGACCTATCTCGACGGACTGGCGCGAAGCCTGGGCGATATGGAACGAGCGATGGCGGCACTCGGCGGCACTCTCCAGCGCGAAGCGTTCATCATGACCTACAATGACGTCTTTCTGGTGATGGGACTTCTCACACTCGCGACGGTCCCGCTTGCCCTGTTCCTCAAGCCGCTCCCGAAAAATGTCTCCCTTTCGATGCACTGA
- a CDS encoding hotdog fold thioesterase, which produces MIDRERLQEMLHIAPFHRWLGLEIATCSDQSIAITMPWREEIVSNPMIGSAHGGILASLVDLTGLYTLLAGGVAARATADLHVDYHRPATSGPLTAHGQIVKIGRQISVAETRVLEPDDKLVASGRGAYFSSTGSLDQRGGTIDLEQALATQGPATSAARSTPA; this is translated from the coding sequence ATGATCGATCGAGAGCGCTTGCAGGAAATGCTGCATATCGCGCCGTTTCACCGATGGCTTGGGCTGGAGATTGCGACATGCTCCGACCAGTCAATCGCGATCACCATGCCATGGCGCGAAGAGATCGTGTCGAACCCTATGATTGGGTCGGCGCATGGAGGGATCCTGGCTTCACTGGTCGACCTCACCGGGCTTTATACTCTGCTTGCCGGGGGCGTCGCGGCGAGAGCGACGGCCGATCTGCATGTCGATTACCACCGTCCTGCAACCTCAGGACCTCTCACTGCTCACGGACAGATCGTGAAGATCGGGCGACAGATTTCGGTGGCCGAAACCCGGGTTCTCGAGCCCGACGACAAGTTGGTCGCCAGCGGCAGGGGCGCCTACTTCTCGTCAACCGGATCACTTGATCAGCGCGGCGGGACTATTGATCTCGAACAGGCTCTTGCCACCCAAGGCCCAGCGACTTCTGCAGCGCGATCCACGCCAGCGTAA
- a CDS encoding S24 family peptidase: MENVREELDRLIQKHKYGYASISRLLGRNASYIQQFIKRGSPRKLDDEDRKILASFFGVDEQVFGGPANVVWDGLVEIPVLDVEASAGFGAVAASETAQTRFGFDERWLRSLTSAKSASLSIVRVMGDSMEPTLSDGDEVLVDASDHASRLRDGIYVLRADDALVVKRVAIKPGGKQITIASDNPAYPTWSDMDRSEVHVVGRVIWFGRAL, from the coding sequence ATGGAGAATGTCAGGGAAGAGCTTGACCGGCTGATCCAGAAGCACAAATACGGTTATGCATCGATCTCGAGGCTGCTGGGGCGCAATGCCAGCTACATCCAGCAGTTCATCAAGCGAGGCTCGCCCCGCAAGCTCGACGATGAAGACCGCAAGATCCTGGCGAGCTTCTTCGGCGTCGATGAACAGGTTTTCGGTGGCCCGGCCAACGTCGTTTGGGACGGCCTCGTGGAAATCCCCGTGCTCGACGTCGAGGCATCCGCGGGTTTTGGCGCAGTGGCGGCGAGTGAGACTGCACAAACGCGCTTCGGGTTCGATGAGCGCTGGCTCCGTAGTCTGACGTCGGCAAAAAGCGCCAGCCTGTCGATCGTGCGCGTGATGGGCGACTCTATGGAGCCCACGCTCAGCGACGGCGATGAAGTGCTCGTCGATGCGTCCGATCATGCCTCGCGGCTCCGCGACGGAATTTACGTCCTTCGCGCCGATGATGCACTTGTGGTGAAACGCGTCGCCATCAAGCCGGGAGGCAAGCAGATTACGATCGCTAGCGACAATCCCGCATACCCGACCTGGAGCGACATGGACCGCTCAGAGGTACACGTGGTGGGGCGGGTGATCTGGTTTGGGCGGGCGCTCTAG
- a CDS encoding class I SAM-dependent DNA methyltransferase, whose amino-acid sequence MDADEFIAKWQVSGGNERANTQLFVTDLCALLGVDQPQPTQSDTVRNDYVFERHVVKAEIDGTTSNGWIDLYKRDCFILEAKQGSAADANAVDEGRGDALRDLFGQTAAERFKRGMAKRGTEQWTGAMLRAAGQADGYARALPEGHGWPPFLLVSDIGYCIDVYANFACDGRPYVPFPDRRRFRITLEDLRDEDVRTRLAAIWTAPMSLDPSAEAARVTREVANHLAALAKNIEAREQNPDRVAAFLMRLLFTMFAEDTRLIPKKSFSALLAKVRDRPENLPPQLTDLWKAMDKGRFTGALGEAGETVRRFNGYLFKDTTAIALTTGEIDVLLGAAKADWRQVEPAIFGTLLERALNPKERAKLGAHYTPRAYVERLVGPTIMEPLREDWLGARTAAMEAAEAGDREKARRLVEAFHGQLAQTKVLDPACGTGNFLYVALARMKELEGEVLELLEELGDERYLAELSGHTITPENFLGIEINPRAAEIAQLVLWIGYLQWHFRVNGEDRMPEPPVLRDVKTIECRDALIEWDRRELVRDDQNRPVTRWDGTTMKRQASTNRLIPDESARAEIYRYIEPRQARWPDANFIIGNPPFIGCRRMRKRLSSPYVDALRLAYNDLSGEIDFVTYWWARSAMLVGIGKVRRFGLITTKTIAQPSNRSVLREHLEKDRGRLIHLKFAIPNHPWHDQETTASVRIAMTVGAAGDSAGCLWTIKTESRRSGTTYLDFDTRMGRINVDLTIGPQVASATALKSNSKICWMGVKMSGEGFKISSARRDAFEREGVPLDRMPRVFAGTDVSELRAWIFALDFFDFSEDEVKRNYPTVYDHLLTYVKPERDHNDREAYSEEWWRFVEPRPRLRASTRDLQRYIVTSETHTHPIFTFVESRQLIIDGSVIAVASDDAWILAVLSSRIHEFWALRAGGRQGAGDDPRYQNEMCFDPFPFPDPSDETLKFRIRDAAEKLDALRKDVLARHEDLTLTKLYNALEALRAAEAAAKVLSDKDRDVVGRGCVSLIRQYHEEIDAGVAEAYRWPADLSEEEILDRLVALNKERAAEEAKGKVRWLRPEFQAPTYVAPVEQAALALPQAEKPGIEILEWPRALPEQVVVVASVVARAEKPLGAGEIARAFRGKRAATVVPVLDALAGMGRVRKLQDGRYAA is encoded by the coding sequence GTGGACGCTGACGAATTCATCGCAAAGTGGCAGGTATCAGGGGGCAATGAGCGCGCGAACACGCAGCTGTTCGTGACCGACCTGTGTGCGCTGCTCGGCGTCGACCAGCCGCAGCCGACGCAGAGCGATACCGTGCGCAACGACTACGTGTTCGAGCGCCACGTGGTAAAAGCCGAGATCGACGGTACTACCTCCAATGGCTGGATCGACCTCTACAAGCGTGACTGCTTCATCCTCGAAGCTAAGCAGGGCAGCGCTGCAGACGCCAACGCAGTGGACGAGGGCCGGGGCGATGCCTTGCGCGACCTCTTCGGCCAAACCGCCGCTGAGCGCTTCAAGCGCGGCATGGCGAAGCGCGGCACTGAGCAATGGACTGGCGCCATGTTGCGCGCTGCCGGCCAGGCCGATGGTTATGCCCGTGCCCTTCCCGAAGGTCACGGCTGGCCACCGTTCCTGCTGGTGAGTGATATCGGCTATTGCATCGACGTCTATGCCAACTTCGCCTGCGACGGGCGGCCCTACGTCCCGTTCCCGGACCGCCGGCGGTTCCGCATCACGCTGGAGGACTTGCGCGACGAAGACGTACGCACGCGACTGGCGGCGATCTGGACCGCCCCCATGTCGCTCGACCCTTCAGCCGAGGCGGCGCGCGTCACGCGCGAGGTGGCCAACCATCTCGCCGCTTTGGCCAAGAATATCGAGGCGCGCGAGCAGAACCCCGACCGCGTTGCCGCCTTCCTGATGCGCCTGCTGTTCACGATGTTCGCCGAGGACACGCGCCTTATTCCGAAGAAGAGCTTCAGTGCGCTGCTGGCGAAGGTGCGCGACCGGCCCGAGAACCTGCCGCCGCAACTCACCGATCTTTGGAAGGCGATGGACAAAGGTCGCTTTACCGGCGCGCTAGGCGAAGCGGGCGAGACCGTGCGCCGGTTCAACGGCTACCTGTTCAAGGATACCACGGCGATTGCGCTGACCACGGGTGAGATCGACGTGCTGCTCGGGGCGGCCAAGGCTGACTGGCGGCAGGTCGAGCCGGCGATCTTCGGGACTCTACTGGAGCGCGCGCTCAACCCAAAGGAGCGGGCGAAGCTTGGCGCGCATTACACCCCGCGCGCCTACGTCGAGCGGCTGGTCGGGCCGACGATCATGGAGCCGCTGCGCGAGGACTGGCTTGGCGCCCGCACGGCAGCGATGGAAGCGGCCGAGGCGGGCGACCGGGAGAAGGCGCGGCGGCTCGTCGAGGCGTTCCACGGGCAGCTGGCGCAGACCAAGGTGCTCGATCCCGCCTGCGGCACGGGCAATTTCCTCTACGTCGCATTGGCGCGGATGAAGGAGCTCGAAGGTGAAGTGCTCGAGCTACTCGAGGAACTAGGCGACGAGCGCTACCTTGCCGAGCTGTCCGGCCACACGATCACCCCGGAGAACTTCCTCGGTATCGAGATCAACCCGCGCGCGGCGGAGATCGCCCAGCTGGTGCTGTGGATCGGCTATCTCCAATGGCACTTCCGGGTGAACGGCGAGGATCGAATGCCGGAGCCGCCGGTGCTGCGCGACGTGAAGACCATCGAGTGCAGGGATGCGCTGATTGAGTGGGATAGGCGCGAGCTAGTTCGCGACGATCAAAATCGGCCCGTTACGCGTTGGGACGGCACTACAATGAAGCGCCAAGCGTCGACAAATCGGCTGATCCCAGACGAGTCGGCGCGCGCGGAGATCTATAGATACATCGAGCCAAGACAGGCGCGATGGCCGGACGCCAATTTCATAATCGGCAATCCTCCTTTCATCGGGTGCCGTCGGATGCGTAAGCGACTTAGTTCGCCTTACGTGGACGCCTTGCGGTTGGCCTACAACGATCTCTCCGGCGAAATCGACTTTGTGACCTATTGGTGGGCACGGTCCGCGATGCTTGTCGGCATAGGGAAGGTGCGGCGCTTCGGACTAATAACGACCAAGACGATCGCGCAGCCTAGCAACCGTTCGGTCTTACGTGAGCACCTTGAGAAGGATCGTGGACGTCTGATCCACCTTAAATTCGCAATCCCCAATCATCCCTGGCACGATCAAGAGACGACTGCCTCGGTGCGAATTGCGATGACCGTTGGCGCAGCCGGCGACAGCGCAGGCTGTTTGTGGACAATAAAAACCGAGAGCCGGCGGAGTGGCACAACTTATCTAGATTTTGACACTCGGATGGGACGGATCAATGTTGACCTAACTATCGGCCCGCAAGTGGCTTCAGCAACAGCGCTTAAGTCCAACTCCAAGATCTGTTGGATGGGCGTAAAAATGTCCGGCGAAGGCTTCAAAATAAGTTCAGCTCGTCGCGACGCTTTCGAGCGAGAGGGCGTCCCCTTGGACCGGATGCCCCGGGTCTTCGCGGGAACCGACGTGAGTGAACTTCGCGCCTGGATTTTTGCTCTGGATTTCTTTGATTTTTCTGAGGACGAGGTGAAGCGGAACTATCCGACAGTCTATGATCACCTTTTGACCTACGTAAAGCCCGAGCGCGATCACAACGATCGTGAAGCGTACAGTGAAGAGTGGTGGCGTTTCGTAGAACCCAGGCCGCGCCTGCGGGCCTCGACCCGAGACCTGCAGCGCTACATTGTTACCTCCGAGACTCACACGCACCCCATCTTCACGTTCGTAGAGAGTCGCCAACTCATCATCGATGGGTCTGTAATTGCAGTGGCGTCAGACGACGCTTGGATTCTGGCAGTCCTCTCCAGCCGCATTCACGAATTCTGGGCGTTACGCGCCGGCGGGAGACAAGGCGCGGGTGATGATCCTCGTTACCAGAATGAAATGTGCTTCGATCCCTTTCCTTTCCCGGACCCCTCCGACGAAACGCTCAAGTTCCGCATCCGCGACGCCGCCGAAAAGCTCGACGCCTTGCGCAAGGACGTGCTCGCGCGGCACGAGGACCTCACGCTGACCAAGCTCTACAACGCGCTCGAAGCGCTGCGCGCTGCCGAGGCGGCGGCGAAGGTGTTGTCCGACAAGGATCGCGACGTGGTGGGGCGCGGCTGCGTCTCGCTGATCCGGCAATACCACGAAGAGATCGATGCGGGGGTGGCCGAGGCCTATCGCTGGCCGGCCGACCTGAGCGAGGAGGAAATCCTAGACCGGCTCGTCGCGCTCAACAAGGAGCGGGCGGCGGAGGAAGCAAAGGGCAAGGTGCGCTGGCTTCGCCCTGAATTCCAGGCACCCACATATGTCGCGCCAGTCGAGCAGGCGGCGCTGGCGCTGCCCCAAGCGGAAAAGCCAGGCATCGAGATCCTCGAATGGCCCAGGGCATTGCCCGAGCAGGTGGTAGTGGTGGCGAGCGTGGTCGCGCGCGCTGAGAAACCCCTCGGTGCGGGAGAAATCGCGCGGGCTTTCAGAGGCAAGCGTGCGGCCACGGTGGTGCCGGTGCTCGATGCGTTGGCGGGCATGGGCCGGGTGCGCAAACTGCAGGATGGCCGCTACGCGGCGTGA
- a CDS encoding DUF6961 family protein → MDNRGRDAVGDRRRYRLANVTLTREQELWGMALWVEKAHGNRGPSFIAERIDALSRSGEKDGARLWQEVARRFDSLADRQKDDPSS, encoded by the coding sequence GTGGATAATCGGGGCCGCGATGCTGTTGGCGATCGCAGGCGCTATCGGTTGGCTAATGTGACGCTTACCCGAGAACAGGAATTGTGGGGCATGGCGCTTTGGGTTGAGAAGGCACACGGCAATCGCGGGCCCTCTTTCATTGCCGAGAGAATAGACGCGCTTTCTCGATCCGGTGAAAAGGACGGGGCTCGCCTGTGGCAGGAGGTTGCTCGCCGCTTTGACAGTCTCGCGGACCGGCAGAAAGACGATCCGTCCTCGTAA
- a CDS encoding alpha/beta fold hydrolase encodes MARETFTIEGAGAISLTAEAEGDAYAKPVLLAHGGGQTRRAWRRVVSELAQAGFRAIAFDMRGHGDSDWSPCGAYEMRDFAADLVAAASRLDQKPALVGASLGGLAGLIAAGELAPGSFASLTLVDIAPRMEPSGVMRVVGFMEEHVDSGFASPEEAADVIARYMPHRPKRGASDGLKNYLRQKSDGRFYWHWDPVFIRNIMSARQGDPDSQERQSAMLSQAAANLTLPLHLIRGGSSDLVSEEAVLHLRQLAPHAEYTDIADATHMVVGDANDAFSAAIVDFLGCHHSSDTAQPQGTREL; translated from the coding sequence ATGGCGAGAGAAACCTTTACGATTGAGGGCGCAGGCGCGATTTCTCTTACAGCCGAGGCTGAGGGGGATGCCTACGCTAAACCCGTCCTTCTTGCGCACGGCGGCGGGCAGACACGGCGCGCGTGGAGAAGGGTGGTCAGCGAGCTGGCTCAAGCCGGCTTTCGCGCAATCGCCTTCGACATGCGCGGTCACGGAGACAGCGATTGGTCGCCATGCGGAGCTTATGAAATGCGCGACTTCGCGGCGGATCTGGTCGCTGCAGCGTCGCGCCTGGACCAGAAGCCAGCGCTGGTCGGCGCTTCACTGGGCGGGCTCGCTGGACTGATTGCCGCAGGGGAGCTTGCTCCAGGTAGCTTTGCTTCACTCACATTGGTCGACATTGCCCCGCGCATGGAGCCCAGCGGTGTGATGCGCGTGGTTGGTTTCATGGAAGAGCATGTCGATAGCGGCTTCGCCTCACCAGAGGAGGCGGCCGACGTGATCGCTCGCTACATGCCGCATCGTCCCAAGCGGGGCGCGAGCGATGGTCTGAAAAACTATCTGCGGCAGAAGTCGGATGGGCGCTTCTATTGGCACTGGGACCCGGTGTTTATCCGTAATATAATGTCAGCCAGACAAGGCGACCCAGACAGCCAAGAACGTCAATCGGCAATGCTGAGCCAAGCTGCGGCGAATCTCACGCTTCCGCTTCACCTCATCCGAGGCGGCTCTAGCGATCTTGTTTCCGAAGAGGCCGTTTTGCATCTGCGACAACTCGCCCCCCATGCAGAATACACCGATATTGCCGATGCCACGCACATGGTCGTGGGCGATGCGAACGATGCCTTCTCCGCCGCTATCGTCGATTTCCTAGGGTGCCATCACTCATCCGATACGGCTCAGCCACAGGGGACGAGGGAGCTATGA
- a CDS encoding efflux transporter outer membrane subunit → MRHLLPPLVTIALLAGCTAGPDYAGPPEVVSADTGARFVRAGSDVSASDPVVAQWWLLLGDPELTRLVEAALSGNPSLAAAQARIAQARASIRQDRAGRMPTLGAQATTVQGRLPGLDLQGGAPPPSEQTNPDAETDDSLSFYNVGLNANWELEFAGGSRRRIEAGNAQAAATVANAEDAKVQLTAQVASTYVNLREAQFRAEQFEAQISLQEEILALTYQRYQRGALPLFPVGTANAELEVLKSQLAEAEADIAVLSDALAILTGQVPGSADAALTTVRSIPMPPEQVAIGDPASLVARRPDIRAAERSLAASTARIGVAEAARFPKLSFTGILGLGGSSLDDVVDVGEFSALAIPRLQWNFLDFGRVDAAIDQAGAARNEAVANYQQTVLLALQDAERALARFGQQRVALAASMQIKKQADGAADLNRQRFAAGAISKADLNRALREQQQASADLVRAKGALTLAWIALQKSLGLGWQEPVRDQ, encoded by the coding sequence ATGCGCCACTTGCTACCTCCGCTTGTCACTATCGCCTTGCTAGCTGGATGCACGGCAGGGCCCGATTATGCAGGCCCCCCGGAAGTTGTGTCAGCAGACACGGGCGCTCGCTTTGTGCGCGCTGGCAGCGATGTGAGCGCATCTGATCCGGTTGTCGCTCAATGGTGGCTGCTGCTCGGCGATCCCGAGTTGACGCGGCTGGTGGAGGCTGCGCTGTCCGGCAACCCCTCGCTCGCCGCAGCGCAGGCGCGCATTGCTCAGGCACGGGCATCCATCAGGCAAGACCGTGCGGGTCGAATGCCAACGCTTGGGGCACAGGCCACTACCGTGCAGGGCCGGCTTCCTGGTCTCGACCTTCAAGGCGGGGCGCCCCCCCCGTCAGAGCAAACCAATCCTGACGCAGAAACCGATGACTCGCTCAGCTTTTACAATGTGGGCCTTAACGCGAACTGGGAGCTGGAGTTTGCCGGTGGCTCGCGCAGGCGTATTGAGGCCGGCAATGCCCAAGCTGCTGCAACGGTAGCCAATGCAGAGGACGCAAAGGTCCAGTTGACTGCCCAAGTGGCCAGCACCTACGTCAATTTGCGGGAGGCCCAATTCCGCGCAGAGCAATTTGAGGCGCAGATTTCGTTGCAGGAAGAGATCCTGGCGCTGACATACCAACGCTATCAGCGCGGTGCATTGCCGCTTTTCCCGGTAGGCACCGCGAATGCCGAACTGGAGGTGCTCAAGTCACAACTTGCCGAAGCTGAAGCGGATATCGCAGTCCTGTCTGATGCGCTCGCTATACTGACCGGACAGGTGCCGGGATCAGCTGATGCAGCGCTCACGACTGTGCGCTCCATTCCCATGCCGCCAGAGCAGGTCGCGATTGGCGATCCGGCAAGCCTGGTGGCGCGTCGGCCTGACATAAGGGCGGCCGAACGGTCTCTTGCCGCGTCGACGGCGCGGATCGGGGTGGCCGAGGCGGCGCGGTTCCCGAAATTGTCCTTCACAGGGATCCTGGGCCTCGGCGGATCCTCGTTGGACGACGTTGTCGATGTCGGCGAATTCTCCGCACTCGCGATCCCGCGCCTCCAGTGGAATTTTCTGGATTTCGGCAGGGTAGACGCTGCGATCGACCAAGCCGGGGCGGCGCGCAACGAAGCAGTCGCCAATTACCAGCAGACGGTGCTTCTGGCACTGCAAGACGCCGAACGTGCCTTGGCTCGCTTCGGCCAGCAGCGTGTTGCGCTCGCTGCCAGTATGCAAATCAAGAAGCAGGCTGACGGCGCGGCGGACCTGAACCGCCAACGTTTTGCCGCAGGAGCGATCTCGAAGGCTGACCTCAACCGGGCCCTGCGAGAACAGCAGCAGGCCTCAGCAGACCTCGTCCGGGCAAAAGGTGCCCTTACGCTGGCGTGGATCGCGCTGCAGAAGTCGCTGGGCCTTGGGTGGCAAGAGCCTGTTCGAGATCAATAG
- a CDS encoding thermonuclease family protein: MADNQNEMRAPHRDLPGLGMMFRRRSNKQCDSKPSALIFDFRQELRRQKRTKRRSLAMLVGGGLLAGAIGGLVGTNWPASIASAQATGAHTFAVCGTIRKTCVVDGDTIWLEGVKIRIADIDTPEISSPKCSAEYERGIRARDRLVVLLNGGEFELRPIGNRDEDQYGRKLRVIMRSGRSLGDQLVSENLARTWTGRRESWC; this comes from the coding sequence ATGGCAGACAATCAGAATGAAATGCGCGCTCCTCATCGCGACCTGCCTGGCCTGGGCATGATGTTCCGGCGCAGATCAAACAAGCAGTGCGACAGCAAACCGAGTGCGCTGATCTTCGACTTCCGCCAGGAGTTACGTCGGCAGAAGCGGACGAAGCGCCGCTCGCTCGCGATGCTTGTTGGAGGTGGTCTGCTGGCGGGAGCTATTGGCGGGCTCGTCGGAACCAATTGGCCGGCGAGTATAGCTAGCGCGCAAGCCACAGGGGCGCATACCTTTGCCGTGTGCGGCACGATCCGAAAGACGTGCGTGGTCGATGGCGACACGATCTGGCTCGAGGGCGTGAAAATCCGCATTGCCGATATAGACACGCCGGAGATTTCCTCGCCGAAATGCAGCGCCGAATACGAGAGAGGAATTCGTGCACGGGATCGGCTTGTCGTGCTGCTCAACGGAGGCGAGTTCGAACTGCGCCCGATCGGAAACCGCGATGAGGACCAGTACGGACGCAAGCTTCGCGTCATAATGCGAAGCGGCCGGTCATTAGGCGATCAGCTCGTATCGGAAAACCTGGCCCGCACCTGGACCGGTCGGCGGGAGTCGTGGTGCTGA